The following are encoded together in the Salvelinus alpinus chromosome 29, SLU_Salpinus.1, whole genome shotgun sequence genome:
- the LOC139558815 gene encoding uncharacterized protein produces the protein MHLLSMSTKWPSYDSRSSTPSFLLSESDATEDEADIDVFTSESEGDSSGGGKTCSVPFSLAGGGEAAPRLHWSMAGSGQAECFPHTTIYPSMVASSCSAAFYTKESTEETTQGDLAFAQKCSELQKFIRPLLELLNGLKTGRFERGLNSFQSSVAIDRLQRILGILQKPDMGEKFLRTLLQVEMMLKMWFPHVTPVAATQNPTPSLPPRWHQNQLCMPVKKRKLSWLDSDFPSAAPPTCKRLQREDNYQEVTSQDFSLLNTDTYSPSCLTVSRRRKGNKRLDISPCSACGSPATQDSRVSSTHLVFHSHQFSLHEHQPRRCHSGPGTVKTQTNITSVGIQRRSQSIPTLLRSMKQ, from the exons atgCATTTGTTGAGCATGTCCACCAAGTGGCCGTCCTACGACTCCCGCTCCTCCACCCCCAGCTTCCTCCTCAGCGAGAGCGACGCGACGGAGGACGAGGCAGACATTGATGTCTTCACCTCCGAAAGCGAGGGAGATAGCTCAGGGGGTGGCAAGACCTGCTCAGTACCCTTCTCCCTGGCCGGGGGTGGCGAGGCAGCCCCTAGGTTACACTGGTCCATGGCTGGGAGTGGACAAGCGGAATGCTttccccacaccaccatctacCCATCCATGGTGGCTTCCTCTTGCAGTGCTGCATTCTACACAAAGGAAAGCACAGAGGAGACCACGCAAGGAGACCTGGCCTTTGCTCAGAAA TGTTCAGAGCTACAAAAGTTTATCAGACCCCTGTTGGAGCTTCTGAATGGACTCAAGACGGGGAGATTTGAGAGAGGACTTAACAGTTTCCAGTCGAGCGTTGCCATCGACAGACTACAGAGGATCCTGGGTATTCTTCAGAAACCTGACATGGG AGAGAAATTCCTCCGCACCCTCCTGCAGGTAGAGATGATGCTGAAGATGTGGTTCCCCCATGTGACCCCTGTCGCTGCCACCCAGAACCCCACACCCAGTCTTCCGCCACGATGGCACCAAAATCAGCTGTGTATGCCAGTCAAA AAGCGCAAGCTTAGCTGGTTGGACTCTGATTTCCCCAGTGCCGCCCCACCCACCTGCAAGCGCCTGCAGCGTGAGGACAACTACCAGGAAGTGACCTCACAAGACTTTAGCCTTTTGAACACAGACACTTATAGCCCGTCATGTCTGACTGTCAGCAGGAGAAGAAAGGGAAATAAGAGGCTTGACATTTCACCTTGCTCTGCATGTGGTAGCCCAGCCACACAAGACAGCCGTGTCTCCTCAACCCATCTGGTGTTTCACTCACATCAGTTCTCCCTCCATGAACATCAGCCACGGAGATGCCACAGCGGGCCTggcacagtgaagacacagaCCAATATTACATCAGTGGGAATCCAAAGGAGGAGTCAATCTATCCCCACATTACTAAGGTCTATGAAACAATAG
- the mrps21 gene encoding small ribosomal subunit protein bS21m codes for MANHLRFVARTVMVNEGNIDAAYKALNRVLSVDGIIETVKRKRYYEKPCRRRQRENYENCKRIYHSEMARKISFISRTQRRDPWVGS; via the exons ATGGCGAACCACCTTCGTTTTGTTGCTCGGACGGTGATGGTCAATGAGGGCAATATCGATGCAGCTTACAAGGCTCTAAATAG AGTGCTGTCTGTGGATGGAATTATCGAAACGGTGAAACGAAAGCGCTACTATGAGAAGCCATGTCGGCGCAGGCAGCGAGAGAACTACGAGAACTGCAAGAGGATCTATCATTCTGAAATGGCCAGGAAGATCTCCTTCATCTCCCGGACGCAAAGACGAGACCCCTGGGTCGGCTCCTAG